From the Catalinimonas alkaloidigena genome, the window AATGGTTCCGCCACACCCTGGACGACCGGATTACGCTGCCCGGCTCGATGACAACCAACGGCAAGGGCAATCCCATTTCGGTCGCGACGCCGTGGATGGCCTCGCTGATGGATTCTGCATGGTTTTTTGCGCCGGAATACGCGCCCTACCGCCAGCCGGGACAGGTCAAGATACCGTTCTGGCTACAGCCCGACACTTACTACCAGGGGGCGGCGTGGTACCAGCGCGCCGTCGACATTCCCCCCGACTGGCAAGGCACGTTTGTGGAGTTGATGTTCGAGCGGAGCCACTGGGAAACCACCCTCTGGGTCGATTCGATTCAGGTCGGAATGCGCAACAGCCTGGGCACGCCGCACCGGTTCGACCTGAGCGGCTACCTGACGCCCGGCCCGCATCGGCTCACCGTCCGCATCGACAACCGCGTGAAAGACTTTGACGTCGGGCCCAACTCCCATAGCATCTCCGATCACACACAAGGCAACTGGAACGGCCTGGTCGGCGAACTGGCGCTGGTCTCGCGTCCGTCGCTGCACCTGGATGCCCTGCACGTCTTTCCGGATGTGGCGCACAACCAGATTGTGGTGCGCACACGCGTGCTGAATCCCGCCCGGCAGAAGGGGTCGGTCACCCTCGAACTGTCTGCCACGGCAGAAGCCGGCGCGTCGGTGCCGCCGTTGCAGCAGGACGTGACGCTGGCCGGAGATACCACCGACGTGGAGCTGGTCTACCCAATGGGCGATGCGCCGCTATTGTGGGACGAGTTTCAGCCGAACCTGTATACCCTGCGGGCGCAACTTCGCCACCGCAACAAATCCCTGGAAGAACGCAGCACGCCCTTTGGGATGCGGGAATTTGCGCGCGAGGGCACCCAGTTCACAATCAACGGAAAGCCGACGTTTCTGCGCGGCACACTGGAGTGCGCCATCTTCCCCGAAACGGGTTATCCGCCGACCGACGAGGCCGCGTGGCGGCGCATCTTCGAGATCTGCCGCTCGTACGGCCTCAATCACTTGCGTTTCCACTCCTGGACGCCCCCGGAAGCAGCCTTTGCGGCAGCCGACCGCCTCGGGTTTTACCTCCAGGTCGAGTGTTCCTCGTGGGCGAACCAGGGCGCGACGATCGGCGACGGCGGGGGGCTAGACCGGTACATCTGGGAAGAAAGTGCGCGGGTGGTGAACGAGTACGGCAATCATCCGTCGTTCTGCCTGATGGCCTATGGCAACGAGCCCTCCGGTCCGCAGCACGTGGCGTACCTGACCGATTTTGTCCAGCGATGGCAGGCGAAAGACCACCGGCGGCTCTACACCACGGGCGCGGGGTGGCCAGTGGTCGCCGAGAGTGATTTCAACAGTACCTCCGACCCGCGGATTCAACACTGGGGCGAGGGCCTCAAGAGCATCATTAACAGCCAGCCGCCCCGTAGCGACTACGATTGGGCGGACGTGATCAAGGACTGGAAACAACCCACGGTGAGTCACGAGATCGGGCAGTGGTGCGTCTACCCCGACTTCAAGGAAATCGCGCGGTACGACGGCCCGCTGAAGGCCAAAAACTTCGAGATTTTTCAGGCCACGCTGGCCGACCACGGCATGGCTGCCCTGGCGGATAGTTTTCTGCTCGCCTCCGGCAAACTCCAGACACTTTGCTACAAGGCCGACATCGAGGCAGCGCTGCGCACGCCCGGCTTCGGGGGCTTTCAGTTGCTGGACCTGCACGATTTTCCGGGACAGGGCACGGCGCTGGTCGGGGTGCTGAATCCGTTCTGGGAGGAAAAGGGGTACGTGACGGCGGCAGAATACAGTGCGTTCTGCAACGCCACAGTGCCGCTGGTCCGGCTGCCGAAGATGATCTACCAAAACTCAGAAACGCTGGAGGTGCCCGTCCAAATTGCCCACTTCGGTGCCGCTCCGCTCACGAACGTGACGCCCACCTGGGAACTCCGCGATGCGTCCGGCCAGGTCCGGTTCCAGGGCAGCCTTCCGACCACCACCGTTCCGCTGGGCAATGCGTTTTCGCTGGGCACGATCCAACAGTCGCTGGCGACGGTCGACCAGCCGGGTGCGTGGACCCTCGCGGTGACAGTCGGCGGCCACCGCAACACGTGGGATCTGTTCGTTTATCCGGCAGAACGGCCGGAAGTCGGCAAAAAAGTGCTGGTGACGCAACAACTCGATGCCGCCGCGCAGAAAAAACTCCGCAAGGGAGGCCGTGTCCTGCTGACCCTGGCACCCGGCGCGCTGCGGCCGGAAGCGGGAGGCGACATCCCGATCGGGTTTTCGTCGATCTTCTGGAACACGGCCTGGACCAACGGGCAGCCGCCCCATTCCCTCGGTCTTCTGTGCGATCCGGCCCATCCGGCCTTTGCTGCCTTTCCGACCGCGTACCACAGCAACTGGCAGTGGTGGGACGCCATGCGTCACGGGCAGGCCATCCGCCTGGATTCGTTACCGGGCGACGTCCGTCCGCTGCTGCGGGTCATCGACGACTGGGTGACGGCCCGTCCGCTGGGGCTGTTGTTCGAGTGCAACGTGGGGAAAGGCAAACTGCTGGTGTCGGGCATCGATCTGTTGACCGATCAGGCCCAGCGCCCTGAGGCGCAACAGTTGCTCTACAGCCTACGGCGTTACATGGAAGGGGAAGGGTTCCGGCCCGCGGCCACGCTGCAACCGGAGGCCATTCAGCACCTTCTGAAGGAGTAATCCTGTTCAGCACGAAGCGAATGTAAAACTACCGAGCGTGTCTGAGCGTAAGGCCAGCAACCTTACTTCCTTTGGCCCAGCCACCGCAGCGCGTCGAGCAGGAAGCGGTCTTGCATTGGGCTGGAAAACGAGGACGAAAGCGTGCGGTTGGTGCCGCCTTCGTAGTCCATGTCGTTGTGTCCCATGTTCACGTAGAGCATCCGGTAGTTGCGGTTGGTCCAGGCCACGGGATAGTACCCATCGTGCCAGATCTCGTGCGGCTTGGGCCCGGTGCCCAGCGGAAAACTCGTTGCGTCGATGGCCAGCAGAATGTCGATGTCGGGGTTGGTGCGGAGGTCGTGCTCCCAGCGGTACCACTCGTTCGGCGCGGAACGAAACGTGTCGGGCAAATGACGGGTAGCGGGGTGATTCCCGTCTTCCACCCGCAACACCGCTGAGGTGGGCCGCCACGTGTTGCTGACAAACTGGCCCGATCCTAAAAACTGATCGTGGTACCAGTCCCAGTTCTGCGGGTAGGTGGAGGGGGTCATGGCAAACGCTGCGAAGTGAAACCCCATCCAGGCCCCGCCGCCTTCCATGTACCTCTGAAACGCGGCCCGCTGCGTTAGGGAATCGGGTCGGGTATCCAGAAACAACACGACCTGATAGTCTTTCAGAAAATCGTCGTTCAGGTTCGCCCAGTTGTCAGTCGAGTCGTAAGCGAAGTGGTGTTTCGCCGCCTGTTGGGCCAACCATCGGTTCGCCTCGTGTACGTAGCTGATGTGCGCCAGGTCCTGTTGCGCCGTGTAGAACCCGATCACCTTAAACTTCGGTGGCCGCGGGGCAATTGAAAGAAAGGAAAAGCTGATCAGGAGAAAAAATAGAGCAAGAAGGCGGTGGCGAGGGGATGCGGGCATGGTGTGCAAATTAAGAAGACGTTAGCTTTTGTCTCAGGTACGTGATGAATCGTTGCAGCAGGCGAAAAGCAATCCGGCCAAAAAGGATTCCAGCGATCAGACCTACGAACGCGCCTAAAAGCAAGGAAGTCGCTACTGTACCTTGATGCAAAATGCGGTAGAGAATTTCTCCACTTGCAC encodes:
- a CDS encoding sugar-binding domain-containing protein codes for the protein MNVRFPLVALFFCLLLQVRAQSADPRRIDLAGTWAFRIDSLDEGVAQQWFRHTLDDRITLPGSMTTNGKGNPISVATPWMASLMDSAWFFAPEYAPYRQPGQVKIPFWLQPDTYYQGAAWYQRAVDIPPDWQGTFVELMFERSHWETTLWVDSIQVGMRNSLGTPHRFDLSGYLTPGPHRLTVRIDNRVKDFDVGPNSHSISDHTQGNWNGLVGELALVSRPSLHLDALHVFPDVAHNQIVVRTRVLNPARQKGSVTLELSATAEAGASVPPLQQDVTLAGDTTDVELVYPMGDAPLLWDEFQPNLYTLRAQLRHRNKSLEERSTPFGMREFAREGTQFTINGKPTFLRGTLECAIFPETGYPPTDEAAWRRIFEICRSYGLNHLRFHSWTPPEAAFAAADRLGFYLQVECSSWANQGATIGDGGGLDRYIWEESARVVNEYGNHPSFCLMAYGNEPSGPQHVAYLTDFVQRWQAKDHRRLYTTGAGWPVVAESDFNSTSDPRIQHWGEGLKSIINSQPPRSDYDWADVIKDWKQPTVSHEIGQWCVYPDFKEIARYDGPLKAKNFEIFQATLADHGMAALADSFLLASGKLQTLCYKADIEAALRTPGFGGFQLLDLHDFPGQGTALVGVLNPFWEEKGYVTAAEYSAFCNATVPLVRLPKMIYQNSETLEVPVQIAHFGAAPLTNVTPTWELRDASGQVRFQGSLPTTTVPLGNAFSLGTIQQSLATVDQPGAWTLAVTVGGHRNTWDLFVYPAERPEVGKKVLVTQQLDAAAQKKLRKGGRVLLTLAPGALRPEAGGDIPIGFSSIFWNTAWTNGQPPHSLGLLCDPAHPAFAAFPTAYHSNWQWWDAMRHGQAIRLDSLPGDVRPLLRVIDDWVTARPLGLLFECNVGKGKLLVSGIDLLTDQAQRPEAQQLLYSLRRYMEGEGFRPAATLQPEAIQHLLKE
- a CDS encoding ThuA domain-containing protein yields the protein MPASPRHRLLALFFLLISFSFLSIAPRPPKFKVIGFYTAQQDLAHISYVHEANRWLAQQAAKHHFAYDSTDNWANLNDDFLKDYQVVLFLDTRPDSLTQRAAFQRYMEGGGAWMGFHFAAFAMTPSTYPQNWDWYHDQFLGSGQFVSNTWRPTSAVLRVEDGNHPATRHLPDTFRSAPNEWYRWEHDLRTNPDIDILLAIDATSFPLGTGPKPHEIWHDGYYPVAWTNRNYRMLYVNMGHNDMDYEGGTNRTLSSSFSSPMQDRFLLDALRWLGQRK